TCCGTCTCGTGGACCCGAGAACCCCCGTGGAGTCGCGCCTGGTGCGCCGCCAGACCGGCATGGACCTCAACCTGGAGGGCTTCGACCTGGACCACATCGCCTTCGACGGCCGTGTGGTGTACCGCAACGAGTACCAGGGTGCGCGCTTCTCCGAGGACGACCTCGCGGTCGTCGACCTGCTGTGCCGCATGACGGCCTGGTGCCGCGGCGAGGGCCCCGAGCCGTACCCGCTGGCCGACGGCTGCCAGGACCACCTGATCGGCCTCGCGATCGATGAGTCACTGCGCACGGGGACGACGGTGACGACCGGCCGCGAGGCCTGGGCCCGCTAGGGAGCGGCGACGCTCGGTCAGAAGGTGACGTCGCTGCAGAAGTAGTACGACTGGTCGGTGTGGGAGGCCTGCCAGATCGTGTACACGACGTGGCGGCCGGTGCGGCTGCCCGCGTTGATGTTGTTGATGTAGTAGTTGCCGGCCTGCGCGTAACGGCCGGTCGTGGTGATGAGCTCCAGGTTGCTCCAGCTCAGGGGTGTGGTGGTGGCGTTGTAGCCCTGGCGGGTGATGTAGACCTTGATGTAGTCGGCGCCGTGGTGGGCCTGGTCCATCAGGTTGATGTTGAAGGTGCGTGACAGCGCGGTCGTCTTCCAGGCGCCGGGGGTGTCCATGGCGCGGTAGCGGCCGTTCTCGGTGCGGCCGCCGCTGCAGAGCTGGCCGTTCGGGATGGCACCCTGGTGGTTGCCGGCGACGCCTTCGCGGAACAGCCCGTTCCAGTTCCACATGGCGTTGACGTCGGTCTGCCACGCCTGCCAGCACATGGGGTCCTGCTGCTGCATGTTCGGGTTCTGGAAGTCGTTGCCCCAGCGCGACCAGCAGCCGTAGTTGCGGGACGCGGGGTTGATCGTCGAGCCGTGCGCCGACGCGGTGCCGGTGAGGCCGACGGTGGACAGCAGGGCCGCGCAGGCCAGCAGGGACATGGTGCGAAGCGTCCGGCGCGGTGAGGGACGGTGAGACATCGTGCGGTCTCCATTTTCCGGTCGGGGTCCGGGGTGATGGGAGCGCTCCCGCATCTGCGAAAGTATCTGACCCGATGCGGACACACAAATGACCATGCCTGGTCAACAGGCTGCTGACCAGGCGAATGGATCACAATTAGTTGGACGACCAGCCATAAGAATGCCGGTCGATCACTCACGGTTCAGTTGAAAATTTCACCTCGGCCATACGCGCCGTGTGATTTCGCGCGCAGCGGCGGCCGGCGGGCCCAGGTGACCCACCGCCAGAGCCATTCGAGCGGCCCCTGCGTGAAGCGGCGCAGCCACAGCGCCGAGAACAGCCACTGCGCCGACAGGATCGCCGCGGCGACCAGCAGCACCCGCGTCGCCGGCCAGGTGTGCGGCGCGCCGCCGAGGAACGGGGTGATCGCCAGCACCAGGACGGTGGCGGTGAGGTAGTTGGTGAGCGCCATGCGTCCGAGCGGCGCGAACGCCACCCGCAGCACCGGCCGCAGCGGCGTGTGGAGCAGCACCAGCAGGACGCAGACGTACACCCCGGCGACCAGCAGCCCGCCGGCCGGCATCACGTACCGGAACGCCGGAGCGTCCGCCGGCATGCTCGCCTGCCACCACAGCACCGGCGCCGCCGCCGCCGCGAGCAGCAGCCCTGCCACGGCCGGTGGCCTGGCCGACCGCTCGATCCCCGCGACCACGCCGTACCGCGTGAGCGCCGACCCGAGCAGGAACAGCCCCGGCACCAAGGCGAGCTGTCCGCCGCCGAGCCCCACCGCCGCCACCAGCAGGCCCCCCGCGAGCCACGCGACGGCCCACCGCGGCAACCACGTCGACGGCAGCAGCACCACCAGCCCAACCACGGCGTAGACGGCGAGGATGTCCCCCTGCCACAACAGCACGTGATGCGCGGCCCCGACCACCAGCAACGCCACCAGCCGCCGCAGCAACAGCACCCGCGGAGCGGCGCCGCGGGCCGCCGCGGACTCCGCCAGCAGCGAGAACCCCACCCCGAACAGGAACGAGAAGATCGGGAAGAACCGCATTGTGGTGAACAGCCCGAGCCACGTACCGGCGTCCTCCGACGGCACCCCGGCCGTGTCCGGCGTCACCACCAGAGCCCCGGCGGCGGCGATCGGCTGCACGTTCACCACCAGGATCCCGCACAGCGCCACCCCCCGGATCACGTCGAGCGCCGCGATCCGCCTGCGCCGCGGACCGGCGGCCGTGCCGTCGTGCTCGTGTCCGCCGGGATCCGTACCGGACCGCGGCGCGCCGCCGGCGTGGCGGCCTTCCCTGACAGGTGTGTCGTCTGCTCGCATGAGGCCTCATCCTGTGCGGCCGCACGCGGGACGGCATCGGCCGGAAAGAGGGATCCGGCCGGGGACGACCGTACTTTCGGCCGGTCCGGAGGGAGCGGGGGTTCTCGTAGCCTGAGCGGTGTGGACGTGCGGGAACGGGTCGCCGGGTGGCGAGGGATCACGGTGGACGGGTGGCTCGGGGCCGGGTTCGCCGTGCTGCTCGCCGGGTGGGCCGCGCAGCTCGCTCATGCGCGAGGCGGCGACCAGTGGTGGTTCGACGTCGCGGCCGGAGCGGTGGTGTGCGCGGTCGCGTTGACGCGCGACCGGGGGAGAGGACGGATGGCCGTCGCCGGTCTCGTGGTCGCCGGGGTCGCGACGGTGGCGGCCCGGGTGGCGGGGTTGCCGGGGGAGCCGGGGCCGGCCATGACGCTCGCGCTGGCGGTGCTCGCGGGGGCCGCGATCCGGACGCTGCCGGTGCTGCGCGCCGGGGTGATCGCCGGGATGGGCCTCGTGGTGGTGGTGCTCAGCGGCCTCGCCGCTCGGACCCCCGGTGTGCCGCCGGTGCTGGTGCTGAGCGGCGCGGGGTGGTGCGGGGCCCTGGCCGTGGGGCTGAACCTGCGGCTGTTCGACGCGCACCGCCGCGTGGTCGCCGGCACGGTGCGCCGCGACGAGCGGCTCGCACTGGCCAGGGAGCTGCACGACGTGGTCGCGCACCACATCACCGGCATCGTGGTGCAGGCGCAGGCCGCACGGCTGGTCGCAGGCAGACGTCCCGAGCAGGCGGTCGAGGCCCTGGCCGGCATCGAGACGGCCGGCTCCGACGCGCTCGACGCGACCCGCCGCGTCGTCGGCGTGCTGCGTGACACCGCCGACGGCCCGCCGGCCACGTCCGGGCCCGAGAGCCTTTCCGACCTCACGGCCCGGTTCGCCGGCCACGGCCCCGCCGTGCGCCTGCGGCTGCCGGCCGCCGAGCCGTCCTGGCCGCCGGAGATCACCAGCACCGTCTACCGCGTCGTCCAGGAGTCGCTCACCAACGTCTCGCGCCACGCGCCGCACGCCACCGCCGTCACGGTCACCGTCACCGAGAACGGCGCCATCGGTGACGGCGGCTGTGTCGTCGTGGAGGTCGCCGACGACGCGCCGCCTGGTCAGGGCCGGCCGCACCGCGGCGGCTACGGGCTGACCGGCATGCGGGAACGGCTGGAGGCCCTCGGCGGCACACTGTACGCCGGACCGGGGGACGCGGGCTGGCGCGTTCGTGCGACCCTGCCGATCGGTGACCGGAGGCGCCGGTGACGATCAGGGTGCTGGTGGCCGACGACCAGGCCATGGTGCGCGGCGGGCTGCGCATGATCCTTGAGGACCAGCCGGACATCACCGTGGTCGGCGAGGCGGCGGACGGCGCGGAGGCGGTGGAGCTGGCGCGGCGGCTGCGGCCGGACGTGTGCCTGGTGGACATCAGGATGCCGCGTCTGGACGGCATCGAGGTGACCCGCGCGCTCGCGGGGCCGGGGGTGGCCGATCCGCTGCGGGTCGTGGTGGTCACGACCTTCGACCTCGACGAGTACGTCTACGGCGCGCTGCGCGGCGGCGCCGTGGGGTTCGTGCTGAAGGACGCGGGACCCGGTCTGCTGGTGGAGGCGGTGCGCGCGGCGGACGCCGGGGACGCTCTGGTGTCGCCGTCGGTGACGCTGCGGCTGCTGCGCCACCTGACCGGGCCGCCGGCGGCGGGTGCGCGCGGCTCCGAGCGGCCGTTGACGGACCGGGAGGCGGAGGTGGTGCGGGCCATCGGGAGAGGACGCACCAACCAGGAGATCGCGGCCGAGCTGTTCATCTCACTGAGCACGGTCAAGAGCCACCTTTCCGGCATCCAGGCCAAGCTTGGGCTGCGCAACCGGGTCGAGGTCGCGGCCTGGGCCTGGGAGAACGGTCTGATGGGCCAACGGTAGGACCCCGTTTCGAACCTGTGTACGACTCTGTGGAAACTGTGGATAACTCCGGCGCCTGTGGACAAAAGACCTGTTCAGCGGGGTCTCGCCGAATTGCACAACCCTGGCGTCCTGTTGACGGAACGCAGGACCGGCGGGGGAAAACGCGAACATAACGTGAAGTCATGCCACGGGACGGACACGGAGGGATCCACGACCGGGAAGGCCCCACCGGCGGCGAGCGCGCCGAGAAGGAGCGCGTGACCGCGGGACGGGACGCGTACCCTCCCATCGCCGAGCACGGCCTGATCGGGGACCTGCGCACGGTGGCCCTGGTCGACACCAGGGGGACCGTCGACTGGTACTGCTCACCGAGGTTCGACGCGCCGAGCGTGTTCGGCTCGCTCCTGGACGCCGAGCGCGGCGGCTCGTTCCGGCTCGGCGCGGACGTGCCGGAACGCAGGACCAAGCAGTTCTACTTCCCCGACACCAACGTCCTGATCACCCGGTTCTACGCCGCCGACGGCGTCGGCGAGATCCAGGACTTCATGCCGATCCCCGCCGACCCCCGCGAGGCCGACCGGCACCGGCTGATCCGCCGCGTCGTCTGCGTGCGCGGCGAACTGCCGTTCACCGCACTGGTGGCCCCCCGGTTCGGGTACGGCGCCGAGTCGCACACCGTGCGGACGTACGAGGACCGCGCGGTCTTCACGGCCCCGTCGATGAGCCTCACCCTGGAGGCGACGGTGCCGCTGGAGCGGGACGGCGTGGACGTGCGGTCCCGGTTCACGCTGCGCGAGGGGGAGACCGCCGTCTTCGCGCTCGATCGCAGCGACGTGTCACTGCCGCGCCGGCACTGCCCCATCGCCGAGGCCGAGGAGCAGTTCACCGCCACGGTCGCCTACTGGCGGCGCTGGCTCGCGAGGTCGCGGTACCGGGGCCGGTGGCGCGAGATGGTGCACCGCTCCGCGCTGACCCTCAAGCTCCTCACGTACGCGCCGACCGGCGGCATCGTCGCGGCACCCACCACCAGCCTGCCGGAGATGGTGGGTGGCGGACGCAACTGGGACTACCGGTACGTCTGGATCCGTGACGCCGCGTTCTGCGTGTACGCGCTGCTCAGGCTGGGCTTCACCGAGGAGGCGGAGGCCTTCATGGGCTTCCTGTCCGAGTACGTCCCCCTGTGCGAGGACGGTCCGGCCGGGCCGTTGCAGATCATGTACCGGATCGACGGCGGCAGGGACATCCCCGAGAGCGAGCTGCCGCACCTGTCGGGCTACCAGGACTCGGCGCCGGTCCGCGTCGGCAACGCCGCCGCCGGCCAGTTGCAGCTCGACATCTACGGCGCGCTCATCGACTCCATCTACCTGTACGACAAGTGGGCCGACCCCATCTCCAGCGACCGCTGGGACGAGTTGTGCGTTTTGGTCGACTGGGTGTGCGCCAACTGGGACCGTCCGGACGAGGGGGTCTGGGAGACCCGTGGCGGCCGTCAGCACTTCGTGTACTCGCGCCTGATGTGCTGGGTCGCCATCGAACGCGCCATGCGCATGGCGGCGCGCCGCGGACTGCCGGCCGACATCCCCCGCTGGCGGCGCAGCCGCGACGCGATCTACCGCCAGATCATGTGCCGGGGGTGGAACGCCGAAGTGGCGGCGTTCGTGCAGCACCTCGACGGCGACGTGCTCGACGCCTCGGTCCTGATGATGCCGCTCGCCAAGTATGTGTCCCCGACCGACCCCAAGTGGCTGTCCACGCTCGACGCGCTCGGCCGCGTCCTGGTCTCCGACTCCCTGGTCTACCGCTACGACGCGCAGGCCAGCCCCGACGGCCTGACCGGCCCGGAAGGCACCTTCTCCATCTGTTCCTTCTGGTACGTCGAGGCGCTCACCCGCGCGGGCCGGGTGGACGAGGCCCGCCTCGCCTTCGAGAAGATGCTCACGTACGCCAACCACGTGGGCCTGTACGCCGAGGAGATCGGCCACACCGGCGAGCAGCTCGGCAACTTCCCGCAGGCGTTCACCCATCTGGCGCTGATCAGCGCGGCCGTCAACCTCGACCAGGCCCTCGGCTGACCGCGCCTGAGCCGACGGGGGAGAGCGCGCAGATCTCCGGGACGGCGGCCATGGGGACGTCCTCGGTGAGGCTGCGCAGCAGCAGGCGCTCGACGGCCAGCAGCATCGCCTCCGCGGTGGGACGCGGCAGGTAGGCGGTGTCGATGATCAGGCTCAGCTCGGCGGTGTCGGGGGCCGTGCCGATGGTGAAGAAGGCCTTGAAGCGGACACCGGGCCAGGCGTTTTTCACATGGGTGCGGGTCCTGGCGGCCAGGGGGGCGACGTCCTCGCCGGAGAGCAGTTTCGGCAGGCCGGGCCAGGTGGTGCCGCCTCTGCGGTCGTTGAGGAAGGCGTCGAGGTCCGGTTCCCTGCCGCGCAGGCGGCCGATCTCCTCGCGCATGGCGGTCATGGCGAAGGGGTCGTAGTGCGCGTTGCGGTACGCGGTGAGCGCGCTGCGGTGGGCCTCCTGGCAGGTGGCGGCGAAGTCGGTGTCCGGCAGGTCGAGGACGAAAAGGCCGTCCTGGCCCACGGTGCCGACCATGGCGCGGGTGCGCGGGTCGCGGCGGTTGCTGTGGACGAGCTGCATCACGGCCCTCGGCCGGCCGCTGACGGTGGCGAGGACCGTGGCACAGGCGGCCAGCAGGATGCTCGTGGTGCTGATGGCCCAGCGTTCCGCCAGACGCTCCGCGGCGACGGCGGCGGCGACGGACGTCATGCCGACCTCGATGAAACGTGGCGTCTCGGGGGTTCCCGGCGGGTGGTCGAAGACGTCCAGGGGGACGTCCTCCAACACCGAGCGCCAGTAGCGGATCGAACGTCGCGACCGGGCCTGGAAGGACGGTTCGAGTTCGAGTTCGGCCTGGTCCATGGGCTGCCAGTCGGCGGGGGGCAGGTCCTCGCCGCGCAGCAGGGAACGCCACTCCGCCGACAGCAGGGACAGGGCCTGGTAGTCCACGGCGAGGTGGGAGAAGGTGAAGGCCAGGGCCATGGGCCGGTCGTTCTTGAGCACGACGGCGCAGCGCAGCGGCAGGTCCGTGCCGTGTTCGAAGACGGTCTCGCTGAGCGTGGCGGCGAGGCGCTCGGCCACGGTGAGCGCACGGTCCTCGCCGGCGTCGACCAGCTCGACGGTCAGCTCACCGACGCGGTTCACCTGCTGCACGGGGCCGTCGGCGGTGGCGGTGAAGGTCGTGCGCAGGCTCTCGTGGCGCTCGATCAGCGTGCGCAGCGCGTCGAGCACGACCGGCAGCCCGCGTCTGCCGTACACCGGCAGCACCCAGGGGCAGTTGAGGAACGACTGGCTGTCCCCCATCAGGTGGAC
The window above is part of the Sphaerisporangium rubeum genome. Proteins encoded here:
- a CDS encoding lytic polysaccharide monooxygenase auxiliary activity family 9 protein, which gives rise to MSLLACAALLSTVGLTGTASAHGSTINPASRNYGCWSRWGNDFQNPNMQQQDPMCWQAWQTDVNAMWNWNGLFREGVAGNHQGAIPNGQLCSGGRTENGRYRAMDTPGAWKTTALSRTFNINLMDQAHHGADYIKVYITRQGYNATTTPLSWSNLELITTTGRYAQAGNYYINNINAGSRTGRHVVYTIWQASHTDQSYYFCSDVTF
- a CDS encoding DUF418 domain-containing protein, with protein sequence MRADDTPVREGRHAGGAPRSGTDPGGHEHDGTAAGPRRRRIAALDVIRGVALCGILVVNVQPIAAAGALVVTPDTAGVPSEDAGTWLGLFTTMRFFPIFSFLFGVGFSLLAESAAARGAAPRVLLLRRLVALLVVGAAHHVLLWQGDILAVYAVVGLVVLLPSTWLPRWAVAWLAGGLLVAAVGLGGGQLALVPGLFLLGSALTRYGVVAGIERSARPPAVAGLLLAAAAAPVLWWQASMPADAPAFRYVMPAGGLLVAGVYVCVLLVLLHTPLRPVLRVAFAPLGRMALTNYLTATVLVLAITPFLGGAPHTWPATRVLLVAAAILSAQWLFSALWLRRFTQGPLEWLWRWVTWARRPPLRAKSHGAYGRGEIFN
- a CDS encoding sensor histidine kinase; translation: MDVRERVAGWRGITVDGWLGAGFAVLLAGWAAQLAHARGGDQWWFDVAAGAVVCAVALTRDRGRGRMAVAGLVVAGVATVAARVAGLPGEPGPAMTLALAVLAGAAIRTLPVLRAGVIAGMGLVVVVLSGLAARTPGVPPVLVLSGAGWCGALAVGLNLRLFDAHRRVVAGTVRRDERLALARELHDVVAHHITGIVVQAQAARLVAGRRPEQAVEALAGIETAGSDALDATRRVVGVLRDTADGPPATSGPESLSDLTARFAGHGPAVRLRLPAAEPSWPPEITSTVYRVVQESLTNVSRHAPHATAVTVTVTENGAIGDGGCVVVEVADDAPPGQGRPHRGGYGLTGMRERLEALGGTLYAGPGDAGWRVRATLPIGDRRRR
- a CDS encoding response regulator, with amino-acid sequence MTIRVLVADDQAMVRGGLRMILEDQPDITVVGEAADGAEAVELARRLRPDVCLVDIRMPRLDGIEVTRALAGPGVADPLRVVVVTTFDLDEYVYGALRGGAVGFVLKDAGPGLLVEAVRAADAGDALVSPSVTLRLLRHLTGPPAAGARGSERPLTDREAEVVRAIGRGRTNQEIAAELFISLSTVKSHLSGIQAKLGLRNRVEVAAWAWENGLMGQR
- a CDS encoding glycoside hydrolase family 15 protein; this translates as MPRDGHGGIHDREGPTGGERAEKERVTAGRDAYPPIAEHGLIGDLRTVALVDTRGTVDWYCSPRFDAPSVFGSLLDAERGGSFRLGADVPERRTKQFYFPDTNVLITRFYAADGVGEIQDFMPIPADPREADRHRLIRRVVCVRGELPFTALVAPRFGYGAESHTVRTYEDRAVFTAPSMSLTLEATVPLERDGVDVRSRFTLREGETAVFALDRSDVSLPRRHCPIAEAEEQFTATVAYWRRWLARSRYRGRWREMVHRSALTLKLLTYAPTGGIVAAPTTSLPEMVGGGRNWDYRYVWIRDAAFCVYALLRLGFTEEAEAFMGFLSEYVPLCEDGPAGPLQIMYRIDGGRDIPESELPHLSGYQDSAPVRVGNAAAGQLQLDIYGALIDSIYLYDKWADPISSDRWDELCVLVDWVCANWDRPDEGVWETRGGRQHFVYSRLMCWVAIERAMRMAARRGLPADIPRWRRSRDAIYRQIMCRGWNAEVAAFVQHLDGDVLDASVLMMPLAKYVSPTDPKWLSTLDALGRVLVSDSLVYRYDAQASPDGLTGPEGTFSICSFWYVEALTRAGRVDEARLAFEKMLTYANHVGLYAEEIGHTGEQLGNFPQAFTHLALISAAVNLDQALG
- a CDS encoding condensation domain-containing protein, with the translated sequence MTTRAVAFEGMRDGVATLTWGQRLMWRAVHLMGDSQSFLNCPWVLPVYGRRGLPVVLDALRTLIERHESLRTTFTATADGPVQQVNRVGELTVELVDAGEDRALTVAERLAATLSETVFEHGTDLPLRCAVVLKNDRPMALAFTFSHLAVDYQALSLLSAEWRSLLRGEDLPPADWQPMDQAELELEPSFQARSRRSIRYWRSVLEDVPLDVFDHPPGTPETPRFIEVGMTSVAAAVAAERLAERWAISTTSILLAACATVLATVSGRPRAVMQLVHSNRRDPRTRAMVGTVGQDGLFVLDLPDTDFAATCQEAHRSALTAYRNAHYDPFAMTAMREEIGRLRGREPDLDAFLNDRRGGTTWPGLPKLLSGEDVAPLAARTRTHVKNAWPGVRFKAFFTIGTAPDTAELSLIIDTAYLPRPTAEAMLLAVERLLLRSLTEDVPMAAVPEICALSPVGSGAVSRGPGRG